A window of the Hordeum vulgare subsp. vulgare chromosome 5H, MorexV3_pseudomolecules_assembly, whole genome shotgun sequence genome harbors these coding sequences:
- the LOC123452018 gene encoding wall-associated receptor kinase 5-like, producing the protein MMPRKSVPMVIAVALLLSVYMGMAAAVRLPTAVAPDCNTTCGDVKVPYPFGMGPPHCYRQPEFKLTCDRRSTPPRLLLGDGEFEVADIFLENNTMRVRSSHALNVSTSTGRGRWRLGADRVGVEPPPYPYVLLPDFNEFILTGCNVQATLVRDGSIVSGCASFCSATNDGQLVTGAFAPDGKICSNIGCCQSSIPIDDASYDVRIRRLDLDDGGPGPKVDVAAGGDLPLNVIIAETGWLSQDIATYLNDPEHSPRPKAGLRRVPVILQWAVPHGAATTDYDTRACPLDAARSICKSTNSECRDEAYYTLRGYSCQCKEGYQGNPYLTDGCQDIKECDRKEENGCFGDCEELPGKFHCRCPEGTYGNPKVRNGCVKPTINTGHNPGLIIGLSVASGPCLLILVFGAIILIRDFKQRKVNMLRRKLFSQNRGQLLKQLVSHRTDIAERMIVPLAELEKATNNFDQARKVGGGGHGTVYKGILSDLHVVAIKKSKIVVKREIDEFINEVAILSQINHKNIVRLHGCCLETEVPLLAYEFISNGTLNDHLHKESLKSLPWRDRLRIASEIGKALAYLHSGISAPVVHRDIKPSNILLNDAMTAKVSDFGTSRYILMDQTGVTTTLVQGTRGYLDPMYYYTGRLSDKSDVYSFGVLLIELLTRKKPTLYVSSEGDGLAAHFAALLAEGNLYKIVDPQVVEEGGREVEEAAALALSCIKLRGEERPTMRQVEMALEALRAPEEHAVEDLAAKTCKEKHVALSYPSATGRTNTEDASRCYSLEEEFMFSARYPR; encoded by the exons ATGATGCCAAGGAAGTCGGTGCCCATGGTAATCGCAGTAGCGCTGCTGCTCTCCGTGTACATGGGCATGGCGGCCGCGGTTCGCTTGCCGACTGCGGTGGCGCCGGACTGCAACACCACCTGCGGCGACGTCAAGGTGCCATACCCGTTCGGCATGGGGCCGCCTCACTGCTACAGGCAGCCGGAGTTCAAGCTCACCTGCGACCGCAGGAGCACGCCCCCGCGGCTGCTCCTCGGTGACGGCGAATTCGAGGTCGCAGACATCTTCCTGGAGAACAACACGATGCGCGTCCGCAGCAGCCACGCGCTGAACGTGAGCACCAGCACCGGGCGCGGCCGGTGGAGGCTCGGGGCCGACCGCGTTGGCGTGGAACCGCCGCCGTACCCGTACGTGCTGCTGCCGGACTTCAACGAGTTCATCCTCACGGGGTGCAACGTGCAGGCGACGCTGGTCCGGGATGGCAGCATCGTCAGCGGCTGCGCCTCCTTCTGCTCTGCCACCAACGACGGACAGCTGGTCACCGGCGCGTTTGCTCCCGACGGCAAGATCTGCTCCAACATCGGTTGCTGCCAGTCGAGCATCCCCATCGACGACGCCTCCTACGACGTGCGCATCAGGCGGCTGGACCTCGACGATGGCGGCCCAGGGCCGAAGGTGGACGTAGCCGCCGGCGGTGACTTGCCGCTGAACGTGATCATCGCCGAGACGGGCTGGCTGAGCCAAGATATTGCCACGTATCTCAACGACCCAGAGCATTCCCCACGGCCGAAAGCAGGTCTGCGGCGTGTCCCCGTCATTCTCCAGTGGGCCGTGCCGCACGGCGCGGCAACGACTGACTACGACACCCGTGCATGCCCTCTCGACGCTGCCCGGAGCATTTGCAAGAGCACCAACAGTGAGTGCAGAGACGAGGCTTATTATACACTTAGAGGCTACTCATGTCAATGCAAGGAGGGTTACCAGGGCAACCCTTACCTCACCGATGGATGCCAAG ATATCAAAGAATGTGATAGGAAAGAAGAAAATGGGTGCTTCGGCGATTGTGAAGAACTACCAGGGAAGTTCCATTGTAGGTGCCCGGAAGGAACTTACGGGAACCCCAAAGTACGCAATGGTTGCGTCAAGCCCACGATAAACACAG GTCACAACCCGGGTTTAATCATTGGCTTATCGGTTGCTAGTGGTCCATGCCTTCTAATTTTGGTTTTTGGAGCAATCATATTAATCCGTGATTTCAAGCAACGCAAGGTGAatatgttgaggaggaaattgTTCAGTCAAAACCGTGGGCAACTGTTGAAGCAATTGGTATCTCATAGGACAGACATTGCAGAGAGGATGATCGTTCCATTAGCGGAGCTAGAGAAGGCCACCAACAATTTTGACCAAGCACGTAAGGTTGGCGGTGGAGGGCATGGCACTGTCTACAAAGGGATTTTGTCGGACTTGCATGTTGTCGCCATCAAGAAATCAAAGATCGTGGTGAAGAGAGAAATAGATGAGTTTATAAATGAAGTTGCCATACTCTCCCAGATCAATCATAAGAATATTGTGAGGCTTCATGGTTGTTGCCTTGAGACAGAAGTTCCTTTATTGGCCTATGAGTTCATTTCCAATGGAACCCTCAACGAtcatcttcacaaagaatcactCAAGTCACTGCCTTGGAGAGATAGGTTAAGGATCGCAAGTGAAATAGGCAAAGCTCTTGCTTACCTCCATTCTGGTATTTCAGCCCCCGTAGTACATAGAGATATCAAGCCTTCCAATATACTTCTTAACGATGCCATGACAGCCAAAGTGTCGGATTTTGGAACTTCGAGGTATATTCTTATGGATCAAACAGGGGTAACAACAACTTTAGTGCAAGGAACTAGAGGGTATTTGGACCCTATGTACTATTACACAGGTCGACTGTCAGATAAGAGTGACGTTTATAGTTTTGGAGTCCTTCTTATTGAGTTGCTTACTAGGAAGAAGCCAACTTTGTATGTATCCTCTGAAGGTGATGGTCTTGCTGCACATTTTGCTGCATTACTTGCAGAGGGCAATCTGTACAAAATAGTGGATCCGCAGGTTGTAGAGGAGGGAGGTAGGGAAGTCGAAGAAGCAGCCGCTCTAGCTCTGTCATGCATAAAATTAAGAGGAGAGGAGCGACCAACTATGAGGCAGGTGGAGATGGCATTGGAGGCCCTGCGTGCACCGGAGGAGCATGCTGTTGAAGATTTAGCAGCAAAAACATGTAAGGAGAAACATGTTGCACTGAGTTATCCATCAGCTACCGGAAGAACAAACACAGAGGacgcgagcagatgttacagcctAGAAGAAGAGTTCATGTTTTCTGCGAGGTACCCTCGATAG